In Kitasatospora sp. NBC_00240, the following are encoded in one genomic region:
- a CDS encoding MerR family transcriptional regulator, translated as MRIGELSTRTGVPVPTIKYYLREGLLPAGELTSPNQAQYGDAHVRRLKLVRALLDVGKLSIAATRTVLDSIDAPDNSLHDRLGIAQHALNPAPAGDPDSAELLEARELADRLIAERGWLVESPGPARDTLTQVLHSYLELGQQDLLAVLDDYANAVESLAASEIATVGRRPDPDSQVEGVVLGTVLGDALITALHRLAQEDASARAFAALG; from the coding sequence ATGCGCATCGGAGAGCTGAGCACCCGGACCGGCGTCCCGGTGCCGACCATCAAGTACTACCTGCGCGAGGGCCTGCTGCCCGCCGGCGAACTGACCAGCCCCAACCAGGCCCAGTACGGCGACGCCCACGTCCGGCGGCTGAAACTGGTCCGCGCCCTGCTCGACGTCGGCAAGCTCTCCATCGCGGCCACCCGGACGGTGCTCGACTCGATCGACGCCCCCGACAACTCGCTGCACGACCGGCTCGGCATCGCCCAGCACGCCCTCAACCCGGCACCCGCCGGCGACCCCGACTCCGCCGAGCTGCTGGAGGCCCGGGAGCTCGCCGACCGGCTGATCGCCGAGCGCGGCTGGCTGGTCGAGAGCCCCGGCCCGGCCCGGGACACCCTGACCCAGGTCCTGCACAGCTACCTCGAACTCGGGCAGCAGGACCTGCTCGCGGTGCTCGACGACTACGCGAACGCCGTCGAGAGCCTGGCCGCCTCGGAGATCGCCACCGTCGGCCGCCGCCCCGACCCGGACAGCCAGGTCGAGGGCGTCGTCCTCGGCACCGTGCTGGGCGACGCGCTGATCACCGCCCTGCACCGGCTTGCCCAGGAGGACGCCTCGGCCCGGGCCTTCGCCGCCCTGGGCTGA
- a CDS encoding roadblock/LC7 domain-containing protein, whose amino-acid sequence MNSPLNNHLDNELGWMLDDVLLVPEARHAILLSADGLLRAHSRGISRDEADRQAAALSGLQSISRSTSGFAGREGTPWRQTLIEFADGYVFLVAAGPGAYLAVSASEAVDMEAVSYRMQKLVDRLGKELTSPPRHDAGLRT is encoded by the coding sequence ATGAACAGCCCGCTCAACAACCACCTGGACAACGAACTCGGGTGGATGCTCGACGACGTCCTGCTGGTGCCCGAGGCCCGGCACGCCATCCTGCTGTCCGCCGACGGTCTCCTGCGCGCGCACTCCCGCGGGATCTCCCGCGACGAGGCCGACCGGCAGGCCGCCGCCCTCTCCGGCCTCCAGTCGATCAGCCGCTCCACCTCGGGTTTCGCCGGGCGTGAGGGCACGCCCTGGCGGCAGACGCTGATCGAGTTCGCCGACGGCTACGTCTTCCTGGTGGCCGCCGGCCCGGGCGCCTACCTGGCGGTGTCCGCGAGCGAGGCCGTCGACATGGAGGCGGTCAGCTACCGGATGCAGAAGCTGGTCGACCGACTCGGCAAGGAACTCACCAGCCCGCCGCGCCACGACGCCGGCCTGCGGACATGA
- a CDS encoding VC0807 family protein: MSQTLSSTGTRTTTASTDRATTANARSAYTPLAVDVLAPLGGYVLLHSALGLSQVAALGLASVIPAARTVLGLLRERRLNTWAALMLTMNLLGLVLAGVTGDARLMIAKDGLLSGAVGLAVLASVVAGRPLMSGVLMPFLTKGDPLRTAAWERLAGGRAAASRAFRRHERAFSAVWGLALSGECAARVTGAFTLPVSTMAWLSTVFLVAAILVGALVGQAAADPMEKLVRAEAAALPEPAAA, encoded by the coding sequence ATGAGCCAGACCCTGAGCAGCACCGGCACCCGCACCACCACCGCGAGCACCGACCGCGCCACCACCGCGAACGCCCGCTCCGCCTACACCCCGCTCGCGGTCGACGTGCTGGCCCCGCTCGGCGGCTACGTCCTGCTGCACTCCGCGCTGGGCCTGAGCCAGGTCGCGGCCCTCGGCCTGGCCAGCGTCATCCCCGCCGCCCGGACCGTCCTCGGGCTGCTGCGCGAACGCCGGCTCAACACCTGGGCCGCCCTGATGCTCACGATGAACCTGCTCGGCCTGGTGCTGGCCGGCGTCACCGGCGACGCCCGGCTGATGATCGCCAAGGACGGCCTGCTCAGCGGAGCGGTCGGCCTGGCGGTGCTGGCCTCGGTCGTCGCCGGGCGGCCGCTGATGTCCGGCGTCCTGATGCCCTTCCTGACCAAGGGCGACCCGCTCCGCACGGCCGCCTGGGAGCGGCTCGCCGGCGGCCGGGCGGCCGCCTCACGGGCCTTCCGCCGGCACGAGCGCGCCTTCTCCGCCGTCTGGGGCCTGGCCCTGTCCGGTGAGTGCGCGGCCCGGGTGACCGGTGCCTTCACCCTGCCGGTGAGCACCATGGCCTGGCTGTCGACGGTCTTCCTGGTGGCCGCGATCCTGGTCGGCGCCCTGGTCGGCCAGGCCGCCGCCGACCCGATGGAGAAGCTCGTCCGGGCCGAGGCCGCCGCCCTCCCCGAGCCCGCCGCCGCCTGA
- a CDS encoding cytochrome P450 — protein MYDKEFATDPNAVYAHLRQYGAAAPVELYPGVRATLVTSYAAALDVLRTPETFSKDPRRWKDLNRGVIAPDSPALPMMAYRPNALFTDGADHARLRGAINDSLEQVDPVALRGYVERSADVLIDRFAALGEADLVRDYARTLPLLVFNELFGSPAEFGDRLVAGMSGIFDGVDAERANQELTACLLELVALKRSRPGPDITSWLMSHPSRLTDEEMLHQLVLLMGAGTEPQLNLITNALRLLLSDDRFAGSLAGGSLPVDDALDEVLWTDPPMANYAVHFPVRDAELGGVRLPAGDPVVISFSAANNDPTLAAEHRTGNRAHLAWSAGPHTCPAQSPARLIATVAVEKLLDRLPDLELTVPADELPWRPGPFHRALAALPVRFPPAPVATAAGRGAAPQQAAGRPTAPEYPAADHPAPEHPAPHPAGPDAADAYRAAPSTAAPQRAAGSTAAPSTAVPGRPAETPGETSWQPLQPLPPLPAPTPSTPPAATSTARPHESTRTGRSRGWSSLVAWLRGR, from the coding sequence CTGTACGACAAGGAGTTCGCCACCGACCCGAACGCCGTCTACGCGCACCTGCGGCAGTACGGCGCGGCCGCCCCGGTCGAGCTGTACCCGGGGGTGCGGGCCACCCTGGTGACCTCGTACGCGGCCGCGCTGGACGTGCTGCGCACCCCGGAGACCTTCTCCAAGGACCCGCGCCGCTGGAAGGACCTCAACCGCGGGGTGATCGCGCCGGACAGCCCCGCGCTGCCGATGATGGCCTACCGGCCGAACGCGCTGTTCACCGACGGCGCCGACCACGCCCGGCTGCGCGGCGCCATCAACGACAGCCTGGAGCAGGTCGACCCGGTCGCGCTGCGCGGGTACGTGGAGCGCAGCGCCGACGTGCTGATCGACCGCTTCGCCGCGCTCGGCGAGGCCGACCTGGTCCGCGACTACGCGCGCACCCTGCCGCTCCTGGTGTTCAACGAACTCTTCGGCTCCCCGGCCGAGTTCGGTGACCGACTGGTGGCCGGGATGTCCGGGATCTTCGACGGGGTCGACGCCGAGCGGGCCAACCAGGAGCTCACCGCCTGCCTGCTGGAGCTGGTCGCGTTGAAGCGCTCCCGGCCCGGGCCCGACATCACCTCCTGGCTGATGTCCCACCCGTCCCGGCTGACCGACGAGGAGATGCTGCACCAGCTGGTGCTGCTGATGGGCGCCGGCACCGAGCCGCAGCTCAACCTGATCACCAACGCGCTGCGGCTGCTGCTCTCCGACGACCGCTTCGCGGGCAGTCTCGCGGGTGGCAGCCTGCCGGTCGACGACGCCCTCGACGAGGTGCTCTGGACCGACCCGCCGATGGCCAACTACGCCGTGCACTTCCCGGTCCGGGACGCCGAGCTCGGCGGGGTGCGGCTGCCCGCGGGCGACCCGGTGGTGATCAGCTTCTCGGCCGCCAACAACGACCCGACGCTGGCCGCCGAGCACCGTACCGGCAACCGGGCCCACCTGGCCTGGAGCGCCGGTCCGCACACCTGCCCGGCGCAGAGCCCGGCCCGGCTGATCGCCACGGTCGCGGTCGAGAAGCTGCTGGACCGCCTGCCGGACCTGGAACTCACCGTCCCGGCGGACGAACTGCCCTGGCGGCCGGGGCCGTTCCACCGTGCGCTGGCCGCCCTGCCGGTGCGCTTCCCGCCGGCGCCGGTGGCCACGGCGGCCGGCCGTGGCGCCGCGCCGCAGCAGGCCGCCGGGCGACCCACCGCGCCCGAGTACCCCGCAGCCGACCACCCCGCACCGGAGCACCCCGCACCGCACCCTGCCGGGCCGGACGCCGCCGACGCGTACCGCGCCGCTCCCTCCACCGCGGCGCCGCAGCGCGCCGCGGGCAGCACGGCCGCACCGAGCACCGCTGTACCCGGACGCCCCGCCGAGACCCCTGGAGAGACCTCATGGCAGCCCCTTCAGCCACTTCCGCCGCTTCCTGCCCCTACGCCCTCGACCCCACCGGCAGCGACATCCACGGCGAGGCCGCACGAGTCCACCAGGACGGGCCGGTCGCGCGGGTGGAGCTCCCTGGTGGCGTGGTTGCGTGGTCGGTAG
- a CDS encoding DUF742 domain-containing protein, giving the protein MSGARRLKGLVRPYVVTDGRSHPSRNTFDLVTLVSAMPDRPLAGLSPERRRIVELCLLGALSVAEVAGHLHLPVSVTKVLLGDLVDSGHIITRAAVPRTPQPDSQLLREVLHGLRARL; this is encoded by the coding sequence ATGAGCGGCGCCCGGCGGCTCAAGGGTCTGGTCCGGCCGTACGTGGTGACCGACGGCAGGTCCCACCCCAGCCGCAACACCTTCGACCTGGTCACCCTGGTCAGCGCGATGCCGGACCGCCCGCTCGCCGGCCTCAGCCCGGAACGCCGCCGGATCGTCGAACTCTGCCTGCTGGGCGCGCTGTCGGTGGCCGAGGTGGCCGGCCACCTGCACCTGCCGGTGAGCGTCACCAAGGTGCTGCTCGGCGACCTCGTCGACAGCGGCCACATCATCACCCGGGCTGCCGTGCCGCGCACCCCGCAACCCGATTCCCAGCTCCTGCGGGAGGTACTGCATGGCCTCCGGGCCCGTCTCTGA
- a CDS encoding cytochrome P450, with translation MVAWSVGSQELLKQLLTDPRVSKSARRHWTAFINGDIPADWPLNLWVAVENMFTAYGTEHRRLRKLVAAAFTARRTEAMRPRVERITTDLLDALAAAPAGEPVDLREGYAYPVPIQVICELFGVPEEAHAGLRACVDGIFNTNATAEEAQANVVAIYGILTELVALKRKEPGDDLTSVLLSVRDEEADGEGSAQLSESELVDTLLLLISAGHETTVNLLDNAIHLLLTHPEQLAHVRAGRASWNDVIEEALRLRSPVANLPLRYAVEDIQAGDVLIRKGDAILAAYAAAGRDAAVHGADADVFDVTRAGKEHLAFGHGVHFCLGAPLARLEAAIALPGLFERFPDLALVEPDGKLPPVESFISNGHLALPAVLRPAAG, from the coding sequence GTGGTTGCGTGGTCGGTAGGCAGCCAGGAGCTGCTGAAGCAGCTGCTCACCGACCCCCGGGTCTCCAAGAGCGCCCGCCGGCACTGGACCGCGTTCATCAACGGTGACATCCCGGCGGACTGGCCGCTGAACCTCTGGGTCGCCGTGGAGAACATGTTCACCGCGTACGGCACCGAGCACCGGCGGCTGCGCAAGCTGGTCGCCGCCGCCTTCACCGCCCGCCGCACGGAGGCCATGCGGCCCCGGGTCGAGCGGATCACCACCGACCTGCTGGACGCCCTGGCCGCCGCGCCCGCCGGGGAGCCGGTGGACCTGCGGGAGGGCTACGCGTACCCCGTCCCGATCCAGGTCATCTGCGAGCTGTTCGGCGTGCCGGAGGAGGCCCACGCGGGGCTGCGCGCGTGCGTGGACGGCATCTTCAACACCAACGCGACGGCCGAGGAGGCCCAGGCCAACGTCGTCGCGATCTACGGCATCCTGACCGAGCTGGTCGCGCTCAAGCGCAAGGAGCCGGGTGACGACCTGACCAGCGTGCTGCTCAGCGTGCGCGACGAGGAGGCGGACGGCGAGGGCTCGGCCCAGCTCAGCGAGAGCGAGCTGGTGGACACCCTGCTGCTGCTGATCAGCGCCGGCCACGAGACCACCGTCAACCTGCTCGACAACGCCATCCACCTGCTGCTCACCCACCCCGAGCAGCTGGCGCACGTGCGGGCCGGCCGGGCCTCCTGGAACGACGTCATCGAGGAGGCGCTGCGGCTGCGCTCGCCGGTGGCCAACCTGCCGCTGCGCTACGCGGTCGAGGACATCCAGGCCGGGGACGTGCTGATCCGCAAGGGTGACGCGATCCTGGCCGCGTACGCCGCCGCCGGGCGGGACGCGGCGGTGCACGGCGCCGACGCGGACGTCTTCGACGTGACCCGGGCCGGCAAGGAGCACCTGGCGTTCGGCCACGGGGTGCACTTCTGCCTCGGTGCGCCGCTGGCCCGACTGGAGGCGGCGATCGCCCTGCCCGGGCTGTTCGAGCGCTTCCCCGACCTCGCGCTGGTCGAGCCCGACGGGAAGCTCCCGCCGGTGGAGTCGTTCATCTCGAACGGCCACCTCGCCCTGCCGGCCGTCCTGCGGCCGGCCGCGGGGTAG
- a CDS encoding MFS transporter, whose protein sequence is MPENRPGALWALLATSVPMFMVSLDNLVVTNALNEMSADLGIGQSELQWVVNGYVLAFAGLLLAGAALGDRFGRRRVFLWGVALFTLGSAACGLSGTADQLIAARALQGAGAAAILPVSLTLAVAAVPPARRALAVGVWGGVNGLGVAIGPLAGGLVTEGLAWHWIFWINVPVGLLALPLVRRAVRESRGREGALDVAGVALVTASVVVAVWGIVGAADHGWTGPRTLAGLGGGVVLLALFAVQQRRARQPLVPAGMYRIRSFMLSNAVALVMYFGVFGSIFFLAQYLQGPMGYSPFEAGLRTLPWTAAPVVVVPLASAVVARIGGGVLQALGCVMQAAALGWLALLVGPGVSYGSLVPALAVAGVGMGLVFAANPATVIGSVAEHEHNKASGVNNTVREFGGALGIAVLTTVFSRSARAAAAAGPAAAFEHGLRESLWLGAAVVLLGAVAGLLIRRPRPRRPAGAERQALAGVR, encoded by the coding sequence ATGCCAGAGAACCGGCCGGGAGCGCTCTGGGCGCTGCTGGCGACCTCCGTCCCGATGTTCATGGTCTCCCTCGACAACCTCGTGGTGACCAACGCCCTCAACGAGATGAGCGCCGACCTGGGGATCGGCCAGTCCGAGCTGCAGTGGGTGGTGAACGGCTACGTCCTCGCCTTCGCCGGACTGCTGCTGGCCGGCGCCGCGCTCGGCGACCGCTTCGGCCGCCGCCGGGTCTTCCTCTGGGGCGTGGCCCTGTTCACCCTCGGCTCGGCCGCCTGCGGCCTGTCGGGCACCGCGGACCAGCTGATCGCCGCCCGGGCGCTCCAGGGCGCCGGGGCGGCCGCCATCCTGCCGGTCTCGCTCACCCTCGCGGTGGCCGCCGTGCCGCCGGCCCGGCGGGCACTCGCCGTCGGCGTCTGGGGCGGCGTCAACGGGCTCGGCGTCGCGATCGGGCCGCTGGCCGGCGGCCTGGTCACCGAGGGCCTGGCCTGGCACTGGATCTTCTGGATCAACGTCCCGGTCGGACTGCTCGCGCTGCCGCTCGTCCGCCGGGCCGTCCGGGAGAGCCGGGGCCGTGAGGGCGCGCTCGACGTGGCCGGCGTCGCCCTGGTCACCGCCTCCGTGGTCGTCGCGGTCTGGGGCATCGTCGGTGCCGCCGACCACGGCTGGACCGGCCCCCGGACGCTGGCCGGCCTCGGCGGCGGGGTCGTGCTGCTGGCCCTCTTCGCCGTCCAGCAGCGGCGGGCCCGGCAACCGCTGGTGCCGGCCGGCATGTACCGGATCAGGTCCTTCATGCTCAGCAACGCGGTGGCGCTGGTGATGTACTTCGGTGTCTTCGGCTCGATCTTCTTCCTCGCCCAGTACCTGCAGGGCCCGATGGGCTACTCGCCGTTCGAGGCCGGCCTGCGCACCCTGCCCTGGACGGCCGCGCCGGTGGTCGTGGTCCCGCTCGCCAGCGCGGTGGTGGCCCGGATCGGCGGCGGCGTCCTGCAGGCCCTCGGCTGCGTGATGCAGGCCGCGGCCCTCGGCTGGCTCGCCCTGCTGGTCGGCCCGGGCGTCTCGTACGGCTCGCTGGTGCCGGCCCTGGCGGTGGCCGGCGTCGGCATGGGCCTGGTCTTCGCCGCCAACCCGGCGACGGTGATCGGCAGTGTCGCCGAGCACGAGCACAACAAGGCCTCCGGGGTGAACAACACCGTCCGCGAGTTCGGCGGTGCGCTGGGCATCGCGGTGCTCACCACCGTCTTCAGCCGAAGTGCCAGGGCCGCCGCGGCGGCCGGCCCGGCCGCCGCCTTCGAGCACGGGCTGCGGGAGTCCCTCTGGCTGGGCGCCGCCGTGGTGCTGCTCGGCGCCGTCGCCGGACTGCTGATCCGCCGGCCCCGCCCCCGGCGGCCGGCCGGCGCCGAGCGGCAGGCCCTGGCGGGGGTCCGTTGA
- a CDS encoding ATP/GTP-binding protein, which translates to MASGPVSDIYLAPSVRTAVKLLVVGHFAVGKTTFVGTLSEIPPLRTEERMTQAGALVDDLAGVHGKDTTTVALDFGRLTLSESLVLYLFGAPGQQRFTPLWRDMAYGALGALVLTDTRRLEQSFAVMDLLEEHGLPYAVAVNRFDGAPEFAEEELREALDLLPDTPLVSCDARDTGSATRALVTLVEYLSARVEDPTELEPA; encoded by the coding sequence ATGGCCTCCGGGCCCGTCTCTGACATCTACCTGGCCCCGAGCGTGCGCACCGCCGTCAAACTGCTGGTCGTCGGGCACTTCGCGGTCGGCAAGACCACCTTCGTCGGCACCCTCTCCGAGATCCCGCCGCTGCGGACCGAGGAGCGGATGACCCAGGCCGGCGCGCTGGTCGACGACCTGGCCGGCGTGCACGGCAAGGACACCACCACCGTCGCCCTGGACTTCGGCCGACTCACCCTCAGCGAGAGCCTGGTGCTGTACCTCTTCGGCGCGCCCGGACAGCAGCGCTTCACCCCGCTCTGGCGGGACATGGCGTACGGGGCGCTCGGCGCGCTGGTGCTCACCGACACCCGCCGGCTGGAGCAGTCCTTCGCCGTGATGGACCTGCTGGAGGAGCACGGCCTGCCGTACGCCGTCGCCGTCAACCGCTTCGACGGCGCACCGGAGTTCGCCGAGGAGGAGCTGCGCGAGGCGCTCGACCTGCTCCCCGACACCCCCCTGGTCAGCTGCGACGCCCGGGACACCGGCTCGGCGACCCGCGCCCTGGTGACGCTCGTCGAGTACCTGTCCGCCCGTGTCGAGGACCCCACCGAACTGGAGCCCGCGTGA
- a CDS encoding potassium channel family protein, with amino-acid sequence METWTPKLIRGVASVVGGFAALMIGYFTLPLEFFGPERPALSWLVFGTALTVLTVLLLRKTLQVLTQVGGRPGVGLAFLILLSMVVFSAGYFVLAQDNQFNDLRTRLDALYFTVITMSTVGYGDITPTGDEARVVVILQIFYNFVFLAAAAGSLSNRVRGQIAARVREPHPEPGPGPPPGPGPEPDP; translated from the coding sequence GTGGAGACGTGGACCCCCAAGCTGATCCGCGGCGTGGCCTCGGTGGTCGGCGGCTTCGCCGCCCTGATGATCGGCTACTTCACCCTCCCCCTGGAGTTCTTCGGGCCCGAGCGGCCCGCCCTCAGCTGGCTCGTCTTCGGCACCGCGCTGACCGTGCTGACGGTGCTGCTGCTCCGTAAGACGCTGCAGGTGCTGACCCAGGTGGGCGGCCGGCCCGGGGTCGGCCTGGCGTTCCTGATCCTCCTGTCGATGGTGGTGTTCTCCGCCGGCTACTTCGTGCTGGCCCAGGACAACCAGTTCAACGACCTGCGGACCAGGCTGGACGCGCTCTACTTCACCGTGATCACCATGTCGACCGTCGGGTACGGGGACATCACGCCGACCGGGGACGAGGCTCGGGTGGTGGTGATCCTGCAGATCTTCTACAACTTCGTCTTCCTGGCGGCGGCCGCGGGCAGCCTCAGCAACCGGGTGCGCGGCCAGATCGCCGCCAGGGTGCGCGAACCCCACCCGGAGCCGGGGCCCGGTCCGCCGCCCGGGCCGGGACCGGAACCCGACCCCTGA
- a CDS encoding RNA polymerase sigma factor yields the protein MHSADRPGAGTDSGVGAPDFVPPPRSRSAGHPLDQPAARPAVSPAGGSTDPAGQRTAGRRPDGPADLTAALTAAQGGDEEAFRQLFRAVQPGLLRYLRVLVGSRPGDTQDAEDIASETWLQIARDLHTFSGDTDGFRGWAATVARNRALDHLRSRRRRPTADLPLEYLAELASGDDTAGAALATVGTSDALALISRLPRDQAEAVLLRVVMQLDAESAARVLGKRAGTVRMAAHRGLRGLAKLLERTGAPEAGIPHRGAPQKKSPQGVTEPRTATLKDLR from the coding sequence GTGCACAGTGCAGACCGCCCCGGAGCCGGAACCGACAGTGGTGTCGGCGCCCCCGACTTCGTACCGCCGCCGCGATCCCGGTCGGCCGGCCACCCGCTGGACCAGCCGGCGGCCCGCCCTGCCGTGAGCCCCGCCGGGGGATCCACCGACCCGGCCGGACAGAGAACCGCCGGCCGCCGGCCCGACGGCCCGGCCGACCTCACGGCGGCCCTGACCGCCGCACAGGGCGGCGACGAGGAGGCGTTCCGGCAGCTGTTCCGCGCGGTCCAGCCCGGACTGCTGCGCTACCTGCGCGTGCTGGTCGGCAGCCGGCCGGGCGACACCCAGGACGCCGAGGACATAGCCTCCGAGACCTGGCTGCAGATAGCCCGCGACCTGCACACCTTCTCCGGGGACACGGACGGGTTCCGGGGCTGGGCCGCCACCGTCGCCCGCAACCGAGCGCTGGACCACCTGCGCAGCAGACGCCGCCGCCCCACCGCCGACCTGCCGCTGGAGTACCTGGCCGAACTGGCCTCGGGCGACGACACCGCGGGCGCCGCCCTCGCCACCGTCGGCACCTCCGACGCGCTCGCGCTGATCTCCCGGCTGCCGCGCGACCAGGCCGAGGCCGTCCTGCTGCGGGTGGTCATGCAGCTGGACGCGGAGAGCGCCGCCCGGGTGCTCGGCAAGCGGGCCGGCACCGTGCGGATGGCCGCCCACCGCGGGCTGCGCGGACTCGCCAAGCTGCTGGAGCGCACCGGTGCGCCCGAGGCCGGGATACCCCACCGGGGAGCTCCCCAGAAAAAATCTCCGCAGGGTGTGACAGAACCCAGGACCGCGACGCTGAAGGACTTGAGATGA
- a CDS encoding protein kinase, whose product MIGRALNERYELVEILGVGGMATVWRGVDRVLGRQVAVKVLNGGLADDPRFAERFGREAQHAAMLAHPRIVMVFDSGVDQGSPYIVMELVHGRSLAALLAEQPGLPVERAVGIAAAVCEALEVAHGAGLVHRDIKPGNIMITYDGGVKVVDFGIARAGSSGAGLTQAATVLGTAAYLSPEQATAAAVDGRSDLYAVGCVMTEMLTGEPPFTADTPVAIAFKQVSEQPLPPSARRPGIPPALDAAVLRLLAKNPGDRPYDAAAARAELLAAVPALPTGSAADRTAELLAGADLARPLFPGGPQNGADQQHTTVLPPVPGPGHHPATGHPAPPGHAGPATALMPPVPVMPSAGQAPPYGAAFGDTGRARQPARRRPLLLGALGVAGVAGAAVIAIVALDGPPAGKSSTPPAVTRSAAGSPVPISPTAAPSTARPSATASPAPTKLQGPAAQLLALRELVAKAQLQKERDKQAELLRALDDAGKALAAGQEADAQQELKDAQRIVRDLAKKHAIDTATSLNWQARLTVLLNTVRPGAGVTDNDS is encoded by the coding sequence GTGATCGGACGTGCGCTGAACGAGCGCTACGAGCTCGTGGAGATACTCGGGGTCGGCGGCATGGCCACCGTCTGGCGGGGTGTCGACCGGGTCCTGGGCCGGCAGGTCGCCGTCAAGGTGCTCAACGGCGGACTGGCCGACGACCCGCGCTTCGCCGAGCGGTTCGGCCGGGAGGCCCAGCACGCCGCGATGCTGGCGCACCCGCGGATCGTCATGGTCTTCGACTCCGGGGTCGACCAGGGCTCGCCGTACATCGTCATGGAGCTGGTGCACGGCCGTTCGCTGGCCGCCCTGCTGGCCGAGCAGCCGGGGCTGCCGGTCGAGCGCGCGGTCGGGATCGCGGCGGCCGTCTGCGAGGCGCTGGAGGTGGCGCACGGCGCGGGCCTGGTGCACCGGGACATCAAGCCGGGCAACATCATGATCACGTACGACGGCGGCGTGAAGGTGGTCGACTTCGGCATCGCCCGGGCCGGCTCCTCCGGCGCCGGGCTGACCCAGGCCGCGACCGTGCTCGGCACCGCCGCCTACCTCTCGCCCGAGCAGGCCACCGCCGCGGCCGTGGACGGCCGCTCCGACCTCTACGCGGTCGGCTGCGTGATGACCGAGATGCTCACCGGCGAGCCGCCGTTCACCGCCGACACCCCGGTGGCGATCGCCTTCAAGCAGGTCTCCGAGCAGCCCCTGCCGCCGTCCGCCCGCCGCCCCGGCATACCCCCGGCGCTGGACGCGGCGGTGCTGCGGCTGCTCGCCAAGAACCCGGGGGACCGCCCCTACGACGCGGCCGCGGCCCGGGCCGAACTCCTGGCCGCCGTCCCCGCCCTGCCGACCGGCTCCGCCGCCGACCGGACGGCCGAGCTGCTGGCCGGCGCCGACCTGGCCCGGCCGCTCTTCCCCGGCGGGCCGCAGAACGGCGCCGACCAGCAGCACACCACCGTCCTGCCGCCGGTGCCCGGCCCGGGCCACCACCCGGCCACCGGTCACCCGGCGCCGCCCGGGCACGCGGGCCCCGCCACCGCCCTGATGCCGCCGGTGCCGGTGATGCCCTCCGCCGGGCAGGCGCCGCCGTACGGGGCCGCCTTCGGCGACACGGGCCGGGCGCGACAGCCGGCCCGGCGCCGGCCGCTGCTGCTCGGCGCCCTGGGGGTGGCCGGGGTCGCGGGTGCGGCGGTGATCGCGATCGTCGCCCTCGACGGACCGCCGGCGGGGAAGAGCAGCACCCCGCCCGCCGTGACCCGCAGCGCCGCCGGCAGCCCCGTACCGATCAGCCCCACGGCCGCGCCGTCGACCGCCCGGCCGTCCGCCACGGCGTCACCGGCACCGACCAAGCTGCAGGGCCCGGCCGCGCAGCTCCTCGCGCTGCGCGAGCTGGTGGCGAAGGCGCAGCTGCAGAAGGAGCGCGACAAGCAGGCCGAGCTGCTGCGGGCCCTGGACGACGCCGGCAAGGCGCTCGCCGCCGGGCAGGAGGCGGACGCGCAGCAGGAGCTGAAGGACGCCCAGCGGATCGTCCGGGACCTCGCCAAGAAGCACGCGATCGACACCGCGACCAGCCTGAACTGGCAGGCCCGGCTGACGGTGCTGCTCAACACGGTGCGGCCGGGGGCGGGCGTCACCGACAACGACAGCTGA